CAGTTGTATGAATTTTGGAATGCTATGAGGTCAGCATGACAGAGAAATGACGCGAACCGAGAGTCTTTTTCCCCAGAAAAGCGAAACTCCGCCCGTTTGGACACGGGCGGAGTTTCGTCTTGTCAGCAGTATCAGCGTGGAATTTAGTCGTCCGCGCGGCCCTTCCCAAGGTGCTTACGCAGCCGTGAAGGTGTTGATTTTTTGCGGTTTTTATAGGGGTTCTTGTCCCCCTGGCCACGCATGGTCAGGCGGATCGGCGTTCCCGGCATGTCGAAATCTTCGCGCAATCCGTTGACCAGATAGCGCGAATAGCTTTCGGGCAGTTTGTCAGGGTGCGAGCACATGACAATGAACCCCGGTGGGCGCGTCTTGGCCTGAGTCATATAGCGCAACTTGATGCGGCGGCCGCCCGGTGCGGGGGGCGGGTGTGCCGAGACCATTTCGGCCAACCAGCCGTTCAGGTGCGCGGTTTTCACACGGCGGTTCCACACGTCATAGGCACGCATCACGGCCTCGTGCAGACGGTCCATTCCCCGGCCCGTCTTGGCTGAGATCGTGATCAACGGCGCGCCACGCAGCTGCGGCAGAAGGCGGTTGAACGATTCAAGCAAGCCTTTCAGCTTGGCCTGCTTTTCAGGCTCGACGTCCCATTTGTTCACGGCGATGACAACCGCGCGGCCTTCGCGTTCGGCCAAGTCAGCGATGCGCAGATCCTGTTGCTCGAACGGAATGGCGGCATCCAGCAGGACTACAACCACTTCGGCAAACTTCACCGCGCGCAAACCGTCGGATACGGACAGCTTTTCAAGCTTTTCCTGCACCTTCGCGCGTTTACGCATCCCTGCAGTGTCGAAAATCCGGGTCGGCGTTCCGTTCCAGTCGAACTTCACCGAAATCGAGTCGCGGGTGATCCCAGCCTCGGGCCCGGTCAGAAGACGATCTTCACCGATCAGCATGTTGATCAGGGTCGATTTGCCAGCGTTCGGGCGGCCAATGACGGCAACCTGAAGCGGTTTTTCGTTGGTGGGAACCTTGGGCGCATCTTCATCGTCGTCCGCGTCCACATCGACTTCGGTTTCGGGCGCGGTTTCCGCGGCGCGTGCTTCGAATTCTTTAGCAATGGGCTCGAGCGCCGTCAGCAGCTCTCCCATACCTTCGCCATGCTCTGCCGACATGCGAACAGGTTCGCCAAGACCCAACGAATAGGCCTCGATCACACCGGCATCGGCGGCTTTACCTTCAGCCTTGTTGGCACCCAAAATAACGTGAGCATTCTTGCGGCGCAGGATGTCAGCGAACACCTCGTCCGCAGGCAGGATCCCGACACGTCCGTCCACAAGGAACAGGCAAGCGTCGGCCATTTCCACCGCGCGCTCGGTCAGGCGGCGCATCCGGCCCTGAAGGCTTTCATCCGTCGCTTCTTCAAGCCCGGCTGTGTCGATCACGGTAAACCGCAAGCCTCCCAGCCGCGCCTCGCCTTCGCGCAGGTCACGGGTCACGCCCGGCTGGTCATCAACCAGCGCAAGACGCTTGCCAACCAGTCGGTTGAACAGGGTAGATTTGCCCACATTTGGGCGCCCTACAATGGCAAGGGTGAAGCTCATTTTGCTCTCCGGGTCACATCAAGCGCCCCGCATACACGGTTTTTGGATCAGCGCAAAGCCAGAAGTTTGCCGTCGCGCGCCACGACATAAGCAACGCCGTTCACGACGACCGGTCGCGTTGCCGCGCCACCCGGTACGGCGGTCTGCGCAATCAGGGTGCCATCCACAGGGTTATAGCCGCGCATGATCCCGTCCGAGGACGCGACCCACAGCTTCCCGCCGGCCAGAACCGGGCCAAGATTAGCATGGATACGCTTGATTTTGCGCGCTTTCCGCTTGGTGAAATACGGTAGGCGTGTGCCCCAGATCCGGTCTCCGGTCGCAGCATCCAGGCGCACGATCTCGTTTTCGTCCGAAACTAGGAAGACCGAGCCGCCTGTGACCCAGACGGGGCTGGTTGCGCCTTCTTTGGCTGTCCACAGGCGTTCGCCCGACAAGTTCAGTGCAACAGTGCGGCCCGCCGAGTTTCCGGTATAGATTACGCCGTTTTTCACAACTGGCTCACCAGTGATATCGGTGACTTGCGTATAGGCGCGGCCTACACGCTCGCCTGCAACCAAGCTGGACCACGTACGCGTTCCGCCTTTTCTCAGGGCGGCTACGACCTCACCCGAACCGAAAGGCAGCAGAACCACACGGTCGGTCACAGCAGGCGAGGAAACGCCCACGACGCCGTCCTGACTGGGCGTTCCGGTCAGACGCCACTTCACTTTACCGGTCGCAGCGTCCATCGCCCATGCGGTGTTGTCGCGGCTGACCACATAGACCAGCCCACCGACGGCCGCAGGCGCGCCCGAACCCGGGGCATCCATGTGCTGTTGCCACTTAACTTTACCGGTTGCAGCGTCCAGCGCCGACACAAGTCCAAAACCTGACGAAACGAATACCGTGCCATCTGCGAAGGCCAGACCACCGCCCGACGCGTCATCCGAGCGATCCGACGCCGGCGTTAGGTCACGCGCCCAGAGGCTTGCGCCCGAGGTCGAGGTCGCCACAACCTGCGCACGGCTGTCCAGCGTATAAATGCGGCCGTTCGCCACCACGGGCTCGGCGGTGATGCGGTGCTTGCGATCATTGCCCTGCCCGATTGGGGCGCTCCAGATCATCTGCGGCCGAGAAGACAAGGTAGCGTGCTGCACCTGATGTGTCGGCGAACCACCCAGATGGGTCCAACTGGTATGGTTCACCGCGCCCGGCAAGTTAATGGGGCGCGGACCATCCTGTTGTTCAGTTTCATCCCGGGCCGCAATCGCATCGGTTGCAGCATCGGCCCCGAGTGTCTGGGGATTTGGGCTGCGAAGATCCTCGCGATCGCCCTGAAGGATATGTTCCGGGGTGGAACAGGCTGCCAGAATACTCATCGAGGTCAGAAGCGCGGCGCTGGTTTTGAATTTCACGATAAACCCCCAAAAGGACTCTTATTAATTTCATCAAAGGCTTGTGGCAAAACCTGTTCTTCAGGATGCCTCTGGCGTGCCCCCTAGCGACACAATCAACTGAGTTGCCCGACGACGCAAGGCCCCCGATGCTTCATCATCCAGCAGAAGAGCCTGCAAACGGCTTACAGCCGCCTCTTTATCGCCTGCGCGTAGCTCGGCCAGGGCCAGAGCTTCTTCGCCCAACACACGATAAGGCGCACCGGCCACGACAACGGGTGCCAGCAAACTGCGCACCTCGTCCAGCGACACGGCATCATCCTGCAGCTGCGCCAGACGCAACATGGCAAGGTGACGGAAATGATTGGGAAGCGACGTATCAGCGGCAATCTGCCCCAACGCATCAGCCGAAACCTCAGCATCGTCACCAGCCAATAGCAGGTTCAGAACAGCGTTTTGTTCGCCCGCGCCTGCGACCCCCTGAAGGGCTGCAATTCTTTGCTGCGGATCTTCTATGCCTTCCGCTTCGAGGATGGCGTCGCCGAACGCTTGCGCTGCGGACTGCGCGCTTGCTTTGCGCCATTCGTTATAGGCAGCACCGCCCACCACGGCGACCACTGCCACAACCGCGATCCAGCCATAGCGCCGCATCATGGTGTAAAGCTTATCCCGGCGAACCTCTTCGCTCACTTCATCAATGAAACTGTCTGTGTCGCTCACGGGCCGTGCCTCCGAATTCAGTCGCTTTCTTTTGCCCCAATGAAGCCGCAATGCCAAGGGGCATCAAGTCCCGAGCGCGATAAAGCAGTTTCAACGATCTCTACCATCACAATCAGTGATCAGATTCAGCCATACGCGAACTTGTTACCGCCAACAGGAACACCTATGTTCAACGCAAAATATTACCCATCAGGAGGGGTCATGCGTTTTTTCCCTATTTTGACCGCATTGCTGGTCGTTGCCGGTCTTTTCATGCTTGTGTTCCAGCGTGACACTCTTGACGAAGCTGCCGGGGTGGCCACCGCCGATATGGCGACGGAAACCGAGGCCGAGGCTCAAACCTCTGAGCAGACTGGTTTGTCGGTTGTCGTCCTGAAATCCGCCGCACGAGAGATCGAAACCCCTATCGTAATCCGGGGCCGGACTGAAGCCACCCGTCGGGTCGAGCTGCGGTCTGAGACCTCGGGTCAGGTTGTGTCGGATAAACTGGCCAAAGGTTCGACCGTCGCCAAGGGTGACGTGATGTGCCGCCTTGATCCCGGCACCCGTGACGCCAGCCTTGCCGAAGCGAAGGCGCGTCTGGCCGAAGCCAAAGCCCGCGCACCCGAAGCCGAGGCGCGCGTAATCGAAGCGCAGGCCCGTTTGGACGAAGCAACGATCAACCTGACCGCCGCCGAGAAGCTGTCAGAGGGCGGATTTGCATCGGACACCCGCGTAGCCAACGCCCGTGCAGGCGTTGAAACAGCGCGTGCCGGGGTGATCTCGGCCCGGTCAGGCGCGGCTAGTTCAGATGCCTCTATCCAGTCTGCCAGCGCTGGCGTCGCCGCAGCCGAGCGCGAGATTGAGCGCCTTGAGATCCGCGCGCCGTTCGCAGGCGAATTGGAAACCGACACCGCCGACGTTGGCACCCTGCTGCAACCGGGTGCTCATTGCGTCACATTGGTTCAGTATGATCCCGTCCGCGTCGTGGGCTTTGTGTCCGAAATTCTGGTTGATCAACTGTCGACCGGGCTTGTGGCAAATGTGCGTCTGGCCTCGGGCCGAACCCTGCAGGGCTCTGTGACCTTCGTCGCAGACACGGCAGATCCCGTTACGCGCACCTTCCGCGTGGATGTCGAGATGCTGCCAGCCGAGGATGAAATCCCCGTACGTGCTGGCCAAACAGCCGAAATCGTGGCCACCGGCCAAGGCACCGTCGCGCATCTGTTGCCGCAAAGCGCCTTGACGCTGAATGACGACGGCAATCTGGGCGTACGTGTGGCCCTTGGGGATAATACCGCCGGGTTCATGCCTGTCACCGTGGTACGTGACAGCCTGAAAGGTGTCTGGGTCTCGGGTCTGGGCGATGCAGCGGATGTCATCATCATTGGCCACCACTATGTAACGGACGGGTCTGCCCTTGCCATCACCTATCAGGAGACCGGGCTATGACAGCCATCATCGACTGGGCCTCTGAACGGGCCCGAATGGTCATAGCGTTCGTGATCCTGTCCGTTCTGGCAGGCACGATTGCTTATGTCAGCCTTCCGAAAGAAGGCGAGCCGGACATTGAAATTCCGGCTCTGTTCGTATCGGTCCCCTTCCCCGGCATTTCCGCCGCCGATGCCGAGCAGCTTCTGGTCCGCCCGATGGAGACCG
The Aliiroseovarius pelagivivens DNA segment above includes these coding regions:
- the der gene encoding ribosome biogenesis GTPase Der; its protein translation is MSFTLAIVGRPNVGKSTLFNRLVGKRLALVDDQPGVTRDLREGEARLGGLRFTVIDTAGLEEATDESLQGRMRRLTERAVEMADACLFLVDGRVGILPADEVFADILRRKNAHVILGANKAEGKAADAGVIEAYSLGLGEPVRMSAEHGEGMGELLTALEPIAKEFEARAAETAPETEVDVDADDDEDAPKVPTNEKPLQVAVIGRPNAGKSTLINMLIGEDRLLTGPEAGITRDSISVKFDWNGTPTRIFDTAGMRKRAKVQEKLEKLSVSDGLRAVKFAEVVVVLLDAAIPFEQQDLRIADLAEREGRAVVIAVNKWDVEPEKQAKLKGLLESFNRLLPQLRGAPLITISAKTGRGMDRLHEAVMRAYDVWNRRVKTAHLNGWLAEMVSAHPPPAPGGRRIKLRYMTQAKTRPPGFIVMCSHPDKLPESYSRYLVNGLREDFDMPGTPIRLTMRGQGDKNPYKNRKKSTPSRLRKHLGKGRADD
- a CDS encoding PQQ-like beta-propeller repeat protein gives rise to the protein MKFKTSAALLTSMSILAACSTPEHILQGDREDLRSPNPQTLGADAATDAIAARDETEQQDGPRPINLPGAVNHTSWTHLGGSPTHQVQHATLSSRPQMIWSAPIGQGNDRKHRITAEPVVANGRIYTLDSRAQVVATSTSGASLWARDLTPASDRSDDASGGGLAFADGTVFVSSGFGLVSALDAATGKVKWQQHMDAPGSGAPAAVGGLVYVVSRDNTAWAMDAATGKVKWRLTGTPSQDGVVGVSSPAVTDRVVLLPFGSGEVVAALRKGGTRTWSSLVAGERVGRAYTQVTDITGEPVVKNGVIYTGNSAGRTVALNLSGERLWTAKEGATSPVWVTGGSVFLVSDENEIVRLDAATGDRIWGTRLPYFTKRKARKIKRIHANLGPVLAGGKLWVASSDGIMRGYNPVDGTLIAQTAVPGGAATRPVVVNGVAYVVARDGKLLALR
- a CDS encoding tetratricopeptide repeat protein, translating into MSDTDSFIDEVSEEVRRDKLYTMMRRYGWIAVVAVVAVVGGAAYNEWRKASAQSAAQAFGDAILEAEGIEDPQQRIAALQGVAGAGEQNAVLNLLLAGDDAEVSADALGQIAADTSLPNHFRHLAMLRLAQLQDDAVSLDEVRSLLAPVVVAGAPYRVLGEEALALAELRAGDKEAAVSRLQALLLDDEASGALRRRATQLIVSLGGTPEAS
- a CDS encoding efflux RND transporter periplasmic adaptor subunit, with amino-acid sequence MRFFPILTALLVVAGLFMLVFQRDTLDEAAGVATADMATETEAEAQTSEQTGLSVVVLKSAAREIETPIVIRGRTEATRRVELRSETSGQVVSDKLAKGSTVAKGDVMCRLDPGTRDASLAEAKARLAEAKARAPEAEARVIEAQARLDEATINLTAAEKLSEGGFASDTRVANARAGVETARAGVISARSGAASSDASIQSASAGVAAAEREIERLEIRAPFAGELETDTADVGTLLQPGAHCVTLVQYDPVRVVGFVSEILVDQLSTGLVANVRLASGRTLQGSVTFVADTADPVTRTFRVDVEMLPAEDEIPVRAGQTAEIVATGQGTVAHLLPQSALTLNDDGNLGVRVALGDNTAGFMPVTVVRDSLKGVWVSGLGDAADVIIIGHHYVTDGSALAITYQETGL